CCCACAGCTCAGGCTGAGAATCCCTGCAAATGCCACCCAGTCCCAAGACAGCCTTCTCTGACCTGCTGAGAAAACCACAGCTCTAGGAACACAGGACTTATTGATTTCTGAATGATCAATCAAGTTCCTTGATTTTAGGAGATATATTGTTTTAACAGTTCCTGGACTTCATTCTAGTGGGTTGTGGCAAGCCTACTTTTTCAAAGATAGCCCTTTTAACTTAACCAATACCTTATACCCTTGTATCTATAGGTCTTCTACAACCTGGCCAGGCCAGAGCCTGGGGTCTGAACAGATCTACAGAAAATTCCTGTGTTCTACTGACTGCGCACTAGACTGTGAGTTCCATGAGTTCAAGGACTggtttattcatctttgtattcagACACAAATGTAGTATATGTGTATACTACAAAATACAGTATATGTATATGGTATATAGTAAATTCTCAATAAGTATTTGCACAAGTTAAATGTTGGCTCTCTTGGCAAGAACTTTATACCTGGGAATTACTGTTGAGCAATTAAGTTAGAAGTGACTTGTAACAATATATCAATTTTAATTCACCCAACGTCAGTTATGTTCAAATTTGTGTGTTAGAACCTGGTTATACAGTATGATTAAAATTAGCTCTGGTCCTAAACACTATGATTCACTTGAGGAATGTGTCATCTTACCTAGTTAAATTCATGGGCATCGTAGTAAGTAGCAAATATGAGTACCACAAGTGTGAGCAACATGAGGGAGGGACACTTAGCTATTGAGGCCAAATAGATGCCATTTCGGTGAGTCAGAAAGTGCTGGTGAAGTGTGCTTCATTATGAATACCATTTGCGTGAAGATCTTGCAATATGTCATCTAAAATTCCCCAATTCCGATTTTGAAACGCTAACAATAGCTAATATTCTTTGAGCCCATTCTGCAAGTCAGGTATCATGCTAGGCTGCTTTTGGGGCACATGTTACTAACCCCCCAGAGAATCCCTGTGAGGGAGATATTATcatgattttcattttacagatggagaaggTAGATAACGGAGGGATTAATGAACATGCCCAGTGTTACATAGCTAGCAAGTGGCTGAACTGGAATTTAAATTTAGTGACCTAACTTCCGTACCAATGTGCTCACAGTTACTAGGCAGGCCTCCTACAGAGCTCTGCAATATCCTTGAATAGCCTGGCTTCATCAGGCTTTTGATTTCATTTACAAGATTTAGATTATTGAGTGATGAGTTTTAGGACTGGTAAAAAGCTGAATTCCAACAACCTTACTTATGCAGTGTCTTAGCTTTAGAAGAAGTAGGAATATGGGAAGATAGGATGATGGTAACTTCTACAAAGTGCTTTCAGCTGAAAGCCTGAATAGGTCTCCTACTCCCTCTGCTTCTGCCTACTTCCAGAGAAACCTCTTAGCTTAAGAACTACAGGGATCAGTAAAAAGATAAAACTGTTCCAACTGCCACAAGTGTGGGTCTGTTTCAGGACCAAGGTCTGGTCTGTATTCCGTTGCTTACCAGTAATCCTCTAAAGTGGATTTACCCTAACTGTGGTTGTTTGGTTCCTCATTCTCTGTGCTAGATACTTATCTGGGGGAAGAGATCCTCAACAAAACTATTCTTTATTGCACAGGTCAGCAAACTTTCCTATAAAGAACCATATAGTAAATATTCTAGGCATTGTAGTCCATGAGGTCTCTGTtgtaactactcaactctgcagTTATAaagcaaaagcagccatagacaatttGTAAACAGATGAGCTTGAGGGCTGGTTCTAATGAAACTTCATGTATGAAAACTGCATTTTGAATATCATACACTTTTCAGGTGTTCTGAATTACTACTCTTTTTTTGGATTTTTCTCCAGCcattcaaaaatgtaaaagtcaTTCTTAGCATGTTGGCCATACCAACCATCCCAAGGTTTCAGAATACCAGCAATTTATTTATGCACATGGGAACCCCCCTTTGCAAAGTCTATTCAGCTCTCCCAAAGACCATATAACCCATCTTGAGGCATAATGTTTGGCACATAGGGCatgctggaggaggaggaactTATCATCACTCTTCTTTCTGTGTTACAATGAGCATCTCTTTATAAGAGGGGACATCCTGGACTGAGGTGAGCAGAGTAGAGTTTGTGGTAGGAAGAAATGCTCCCCCCACCAATCACTGTAGTTAGTATCCCTGACAGTAGGAATCACAGGGTTACTCATCTGTCAGACTAGGTTTCCATGAATCACAGATGATATTAACGAGCATCTTTGCAAAAGCTCCCTGTACTATTTGCCAAGAAATAACCTTCACCCTGACAATAGTAATTAGCAATAAatattctttctccttccttttaaaaaattggggttTGAAACTTATGTTTTATAGGTTAGCTATCTTTTTCTGAAAACAAAGGTAGATGTGGGTGATCTATATGTTCATCTCAAGTTTTTCTTTACAGTCTCTGAGAACTCCACCCTATGTTTTCAGGTGGTTGTTTCTCCCTTCTTAGTAAGAGCCAAAGAGATAAGGTTCAAAAGCATTAGAGAGAGGCTATTAACTGTTGGTGCCCACACATAGGCCCATCCTTACCAACTTAGGGCATGAAACCAGCTGATTTTCAACTGCCAGGACTGACCTCCCTTTTTCTGAGGGGTCTCCTTGGTACCCTGGGACACTGTCACTGAAGCATTTTGTCCACCACTGCAGCAGACTGGAAATGCTAGAGAATCATTGCCCTCCCAGAAACAGCCTTCGACCAACTAGCAGGGATTGATGTATAAATATCCCAACTTCCTCATTCCTTGGATGGGATAATGCTGAGGCCAATGTCCTACACTGGCACCCAGGGTAAAGTTTCCATTGCCCCGGATGATAACTGGATTGATGGTGCACCCTTTATTGGctgtcttccctctcctcttcccttccccagtCCCCTACATTGCCTTCTTCATCTCCCCAGTTAATTACTGGTATTCAAATCCCTGAATCAGGATCTGGTTCTGGGGTACCAAATCTGAGATAGACTCTAACACTATAATCAGCCTACTTGTTGGTTGTGAAATGTGGCCAAGGACAGGCTTCCTGAGTCCACTTCACGACATCCCAACATATGAGGGGAAGGAGGAACAAAGAAATCCTAAATGTCCAGAAAACCTTCTAgagaaggatgtatattctgCACAAAACCCACAAGGCCCAACACAATCTGAGCCTCCATATCCTCTCTAACCTCATCTCCTCTGGCTCTTTACTTGGATGTCTCCATTCCAGCCATTCTGTCTTTCTGGCTGTTCCCAAAATACGCATGGCACAGTCCTGACCCAGGGCTTTTGTTCTTGCTGTTGCCCTGTCTAGAACACCCTATCCCAGATATCAGCGTGGCtacctccctcacctccttccacAAGGCTTTGTTCCAATGTGGCCCTCTTACTGAGGCCTTCCTGGATCACCTACATAAAATTGCTACCATCCCAACCTACCCTAACACCCCCATTCTTCCGCtcagcttcatttttctccacGGCACTTACTGCTGTCCAGTGTGGCCTGCCCCAGGCTTGTCTCAGAAATTTGCTGGACAGTGAGAAGAGCTTATATTTAGTGGGTTTCcattggctttttgtttttaactttcacTAATTCTACACTATTTTAGCTTCAGGCTTTTAATTGCCTGTTTAATTCAATACATTTATACACAGAGAAACTACCTTGAAATTGTTCTAGGAGATTCTTTACAGGAAAGTTTAGACTCTAGTAGAACCATTTACATTTGTAACCTGTGTTTGAGTCCCAGACACTTAGTAATGTGTGGACTTGAGCAAGTTCCTGACTCTCAGTTTCTGTATCTTTAAAATGGGGGCACTAATACCCACTTTGCAGtattttgtaaagattaaatgagatacaatAGTAAAGTGTGCTTAGCAAGTGGGCACATAGCAGGCGCCCACTCAACAGCAGCTATTTTTGTTATTGTCTAAAGTCATTTTGAAAAGGTGGCCCTGGCCTTTGAAACTCTGCTGTCTCTTGAAGATCACCTTGGGACACAGCAGAGAGTTCAAATCTCTTCTCAAATCCTAAAGTCTTGGCAAGAACCACTGAGCATTCTTTTACTTCTAAAAAActatcaacctaggtgtccaatAACAGATGAATGTATAAAAAACTGTGGGataaatacacaatggaatactcttcagctatttaaaaaaaaaaaaaaaggaatgcactttgggaggccgagacaggcagatcacaaggtcagaaaatcgagaccatcctggctaacacagtgaaaccccatctctactaaaaatacaaaaaattagccaggtgtggtggcgggcgcctgtagtcccagctacttgggaggctgaggcagaagaatggcatgaacccgggaggaagagcttgcagtgagctgagatcgtgccactgcactccagcctgggcgacagagcaagactccgtctcaaaaaaaaaaaaaagaatgaaatcctgtcattcacagcaacatggatggaactggaagacattatgttaagtgaaataagccaggaacagaaagttaaacactgcatgttctcactcatatgtggaaactgaaaaaagttgatctcatacaagtgaaaagtagaacagaggatgcTAGGGGCTGGGAAgagtggagggaggaagggatagGGAGAGACTTAtttaaaggacacaaaattaTAGATAGGAAGAGTAAGTTTCAGGGTTCCatagcactgtaggatgactatagttaacaataatatattagaTGGTTTCTAATAGCTAAAAGGAGGATATCGAATGTCCCCAACACAAAGAAacgataaatgtttgagatgatagatatgctaattactctgatctgatcactatacattatatgatCAAACCATCACTAtactatgtaccccatgaataaTAGTACAAttgtatttcaattaaaaaatttaaaaaaatttaaagactatCAATACAATTGTGATAAAGAGAGTCACGCAAAATAGGGCAACATCCAGGGTTAAACTCTGTGGTGTGGATCCTCATGGGCTGCCTGGTAGCTCAGCAGAGAGGAAGCTTGAGAGAGCTGGAGCACCCACAGAAGATATTAAACAAGAGGGAGGATTTGCTTTGGGTCTTAAAAGATGGGCCAGACTTCATGGCAAAGAACAGTGTAGATGacatcccagctgaggcaggagtgagCATAATGAACTCAGGACAGGCAGTGTGGGGGTCAAGGATGCAGGGACCCCAAGGTTGAATCCATAGGACTGGAGAGGACCCAGGTGGTCAGAAATAGGAGTTTGTGACCAACTGAGTGGTGATTTGAGGTCAAAATCCATTTGAATAATGCAAATCAGATAGCTGAAATGGACCCAATTTGCCATCTGCCATTGTATCAAGGAATTTTTGGCCTTTCAAGCACCAAATTCTCCCACTTTTGCCACTTCCTTCCCACgtccactttctctttctctctcccacccccagccacCATGAAGCCTATAGTTGAAACAATGTGTACTGATTTGGTAAGATTCATTTATTTCCCCGTTTTTACTCATCAGAAATGCTGAGTTGTCCATTATGGCTTTGGGTAAACATGAGATGATCAGTGTTTTTGTATCAAGGTAATATACTTGTAACCAGGAGCCTCTAGGAGGCTGCACGGAACCCACCTCAGAGTTGTCCCACCCCAAAGGGTGAGGAAATTGGAATATTTATCTACCTGCTTTCCTCTGTCATTCATGAGGGCTGTTTCTAGGGGTCTTCACTTCTGGTCTTTTCCAGGTGGGCTGAGAAAGTTCCCAACCTGTGAATGCTCAATGGCAGTTGCAGGCGCCTGCAAAAGAAAGCTGCTGCTGTGCAAGGGAGTGGTGAAGGCCAAGCAATATGAACAGGACATCAGAAGCTCCTACCATTCCTGGCATCTCTAGCAGTTTGACTTTTCCCAGCATTGTCACCTTGGAGCCATAGTAATGTCCCATCAGAAGAGCCCAATCAAAGGAACACCAGTGCAAAGCTCACAAGCAGTACTGCCAAGCTCagaaggaatgtttaagtctggaCTGCTCCCGGCTCCATGTTCCTGCTCAACCTTCAGGTCTTCCTGATGCTTGCTTTCTGTGGCTTCTTGTTTGTTGCCACTCCTGAAGCCATGCTTcctttttaaatggcattttaacACCAATGTCCCAAGATAGCCATGGTACGCCCCTCTGCTGGAATATGCAGGGTATATGGGGTGGAAAATGGTTGCAACTTAAATTAGAAGCATGAAAACAATGCAGGAATATTCCATCTGAGGCTGTGTCTCTTGCTTGGTAGAAATTTCAGCTTTCAGAAGAACTGATGCTCGTTTTGGTGAGCCAGTGGTGGCAAAGGTTTCACTCTGATTTCACTTTCATTGCCTCTGGAAGGTCTTAGTTAGCATCTCACCTCTGCTCGAAGACTCAAACCAAGAGTAAGTGTGATGAGGGTTAACTGCCGAGGGTCATATTTGTGTCACAACAGATCGATGAGCTTATGGTTAATTCGTTGACTATCTGTTTCAAGCAGCCCTTTGGTTCATCTGTTCCACTCTACCAGCCAGGCTCTGCCTTGCTTCTCCTACGACAGTTACTTAGACTCTGGTTTCGACTGCATATCATGATGAGGAGTCTAGTACAGATGATTCTCTGGCTGTTCCATAtgcatttgttattattattcaatcacattactgtttatttttactcTCCATTTACTTAACTCAGGTGAATTGGGAGAGGTTAATAGGGCATCCACAAAGTTATTTCCATCCCCACCTATCGCCCTTTCTTGGCTAGGCAAGTGATCTTTGATATCTAATTTATACCATTAAATACatgaaagtagaaaaatgaaataaaaccagtATTTATATATTCCATTCAATATTCTACctacaagaattttaaaagtcgGAAACACAAATATATCTAAGAGACAACGATACtattttgaaatgtctttataatttaa
The Macaca mulatta isolate MMU2019108-1 chromosome 6, T2T-MMU8v2.0, whole genome shotgun sequence DNA segment above includes these coding regions:
- the LOC144341233 gene encoding uncharacterized protein LOC144341233; the protein is MEGPTLQRARGHMKNGKEKPLKELTLRRSSTTWPGQSLGSEQIYRKFLCSTDCALDCGLRKFPTCECSMAVAGACKRKLLLCKGVVKAKQYEQDIRSSYHSWHL